The Calditrichota bacterium sequence GACAGGGAGCTGTTGGTGGCGTATGCGCTGGTCGTCATCTGCCGGATGATGCAAGCCAAGACTGCGCGGGGATTCTCCTTCTCATCGGGCGACAAGAGGATCGACAAGACCCGCCAGCCCGCTTACTGGGCGGAACTTGGAAGAGGCTATCTCGACCAATACCGCCAAGGCGTGGCCGAGCGCAACCCCGAATACGGCCTCGGCGTGCCCGCGGTGACGCCGATGCTCTATGGGGGCGACGTCCAATGATCACCGATGGCGAGCTGCAGATGATGAGTCTCGACATCGCCGAGCTGATTCGAATGTCGGGGCAATCGGCGGAGATCAGGCGCGCCGATACTGTGAACGCAGGTTCCTTTGACGGACCTGCGGAGGGAACTGAAACCCAAGTCGCAATTGTCCCGATCGAGTTCCAGCAATTATCGCCCGAAGAACTGAAGCAGATCGGCGCGGACGGGGTCTGTTCGATGCTGCCCGAAACCGATGTGCGCGAGGGAGATTTGGTGGTCTTCGGCGATGTGCGTTATGTCGTTTCCGATGTGCGGCGGGAGAACTGTTTCGGAGCCGTCACTCATCTGACTGTTCGCCTCGAGCGGGAATACAAGAATCCGTGATCAAGATCGAAGTCGACTTTCCGGCTGTGGAGAAGGTGAAGCGATTCGGCCGCAGCTATCCCGGCGCATTGAAGGTCGCGCTCTATCAAGGACTAACAGCCATCGCTCTGGAAATCCAACGCACGGCGGTTGAGAGATTGAAAGAAGGCGGCGCGGTCGATCTGGGACAACTGTGGAATTCTATTCACATCCATAAAATATCTCCAGGCGAAGTCATCGTCGGAACGAACGCCGAATACGCCGCCGCGGTGGAATTTGGGGCGGAAGGACACTGGCTCACCATAGACAAGATTCCAGGGTTCAGAGGTTGGATGAAGCGGCACGGAATAGACCCTGTGGCGAAGATGAAATACTTCTACGTCCACCCCAAGCCGAGGTCTTACATGGAGCCCGCATACCAGCAGGGGAAGCAGGTCGCGCCCGACGAGGTCAAGAGGGCTGTAGAAGCGGCGTTGCTGATGGCCGGCGTATGAAGCTGCAGAGTGCCATCGCCTTCTATCTGACGGAGCGCATTCCCGAGCTGCACGCCTTCAAAGACGAGATCGCCTTCGTCGCAGCGGGTAATCCCTATCCCTATCTGCTGATCGACCTGATCTCGACGCGGCGCAAAGCTGTGGGAACGGGCGTCTGGGACAGGACTCACGAAGGGATCGCGACCAAGGCCGTTTCGGTGCAGCAGGTGCTGCGGTTTACCGTCAGGGCGGCCAATACAGTGTCCAGGAACGGAAACGCCCACGTCGACGAAATCTGCGACCGGATCGATGCGCTGCTGATGGGGTTGTGCCGGGAAGGATCGGTGGATCTGCCAGTGCCCGATTCAGAGGATTTCCTTCACATCGAACGGATCGTCTTTCAAGGCAGGTATGATCTTCCGCCGATCGAAAAGGGTATGCCCTTCGTCTATCAACAGGCGTTGTCCTTCCTTTTCGTGGAGCAGCAGGTCGTATCCAAACCGGTTACAACAAATATGAACAAGATTTCCATCTCCTTTACGGAGTCCTAATGGCAGCCAAGAAACGTGAAGAGATAAATGGCAGCGAGCTTCGCCTCTCGACCATCATCGAACAGAATAAAATCCGTCCCATGGAAGCAAATGCGGTGATGACCGCTCATGGGTTGAAACCCTCCGACCGCATGGAGGCTGAACGCTTCCTGCAGCTGATTGAGGAATGGCGGCGGTCGCCGGTAAGGAGCAATTGATGGCGACACGTGTGATCAAGGACGTCTACACCGAATACCTATCAGGCTCAGTGGTCGTCACCCCTCCGCCTTCCAACATCGAGTTCGTGGCGGGTTGGGCCGAGGGCGGACAGTTACTTTCACGCTACACTATCTCCGATAAGGCGACCGCCAAGACCATCTTTCGCGACGGGGAGTTACTGAAGGCGCTGCTCGAAAGGCTCGACGCCGGAAGTTCCATCATCTATGCTGTCCGCATCGGAGACGCTAGAAGCTCCAGCCTCGAACTTAAGGCGCTGGAAGTGCCGGTCTTGAAGCTGGAGGCGGCCGAGCCTGGGACGTGGGGAAACGGCATCGAGGTCGATGTGTCGGGGACGGGCGCAACGCGGACAATCGAAATCACCGATCCCGCTTCCGATCAGACCTTCGCCTTCACAGAAGGAACGGTCGATTCTCTGGTCTTGGCCATCAATCAAGGCCAGAGTCTGGTGAAGACAACGAAGCTGAGCGATATCCTCCCTGATGCGACTGTGGGAAAAGCTCTTGCTGGGGGCACGAACGGCGAAAGCCTGACCAACGGCGACTACCTCGACGCCATCGAGTATTCGGAACAGTTTCCCGATGTGGCTTGGGTGCATTTCATTGGTGCGGACACTCCGGCACTGTGGACGGCCATCGCCACATCCTGTCGGAACATGGTTGAGAACGTCTTGGGCGAGAGGTTTGCCCTGCTCGACATGCCGAGGTTTTCACCTCTTGATCCCTTCAAACCGACGTCGCAGGATATTCAGGATTATGTGGAAAGCGCCATCGCCCTGAAAGAAGACTTCGCCGACCGCAATGCGGTCTTCTTCATCGGCGAGGCGCAGTTCTTGGACCCGGACGGCAATGCCTACTTCAACCGCGTCGGATCGGCCTGCTCTGGCCGGATGGCGACTGTCGATCTACAGAAGAGTCTTATGGGAGAGTCTCCGGCAGGAATCATCTCGCTTGTGCCGGAGTTCAATCGCGGCCAGCAGACGCAGTTGATCCAGGCCAATATCAACTATCTGCGGACGCAATCCGGCATCGGCAAGATCATCGCTTTATCTGTCAACGCGCCGCCGGCAGGCGAGACCTATAACCGCATCGAAAAGCTGCGGGCGGTCTATTCGGCGGGCAAGCAGGCGCGGCTGGCAGCCTTCCCACATTTGGGGAGGCCGAATGATGAAGGCGGCGAAGGGCTGAAGCTGCTGGAAGAGGATATCAAGCGCCCGCTCGAACTGATGCGCCAGAAGGGCCAGATCGACAGCTACAAGTTGGAATTGGTCTCGACTCCTGAGATGCGCAGCCTCGGCGAAGTGACGGTCAGGCTCTCCGTCAACTCGATGAAGGCGTTTGAAATTATTCTCACGAAAGTATATCTGGATTAAGGATGAGGAAGAAAGGGAGAAAGGAAGAAAGTGGGAATCAGCGCAGGAATGGACTTTCTCCCTTTCCTCCTTTCTCCCTTTCTCCCTGAAAGGACAATATGCCTGACCTAATAGAGGATTTGGGATTTGCCGACGGCATCTCCGGCAACTCCGTAAAGATGTTCCTGGACGGAGTCCCGGTTTTGGCGCTGCAGAACTTCAACTGGAAGATCAAGAAGGCCAAGAAAGCGCTCTACGGAGCGGGGTTCAAGTCGGCGCACGGCGTGACGCGCAGCGCCCACAAGACCTATGAGATCGACTTCGAGATCAAGGAAATCCTGACCAACTCAGCCATCAACGCCGCCGAGACCGCCAAGAACGCCGCCTTCCTGAAGACCTTCGAGGACTTCACCGACATCCGCAACGCGGTGATCATCATCATGTATCCTGGTGCGGCAGCGGTCAGATCCAAGACCTTCACCGGCGTGGAGATTACCGACCAAGAGGGGGGATTTTCCGACAGCGAAGACGCTGAACCGATCGGAATAAAATGCTCTGGATTTGCAACGGGTGCAACTGGAGTATTCTGAACGAGGAAGAAAGGTAGAAAGGAAGAAAGGGAGAAAGTAACCCACAGCCAGTCCCCCACTTTCTTCCTTTCTCCCTTTCTCCCTCACTACCTAAATAGGAACTGAAATGAATCAACCGACAGACAAAGAGCTTGCCGCCCTGAAAGAGAAATTCAAGGGCTATCCTCTCTTTCAATTGTCCGATCCGACGACCGGCGAGACCTTCATCGTCCGCGGCTCGAACTGGGACGAGTTCTCGCAAGTCGGCAACGTCAAGCCGGGGCGGGAAAACCGCGTACCCTTGAACATGGTCAAGGCGTATGTGGTCTGGCCGGAGATCGACGCCGTCGACCTGGAATACAACAAGTCGGGCAACTGGCAGCCGGGCAGGATCGTGGCGCTGGCCGAGCAGATTCAAGAGCTGCTCGGTTACAACAAAGCCTTTTCAGTAAAAAAGCTGTAGGCCGGGCGAAGGATGAGATCGCAAAAACCGGATACCTGCAGATGCGTGCGGCGATCTGCAAGACCTTCCCCGGCTACACATTCGAAACACTCGACGGGCTGCCGATGGATCGTGTGATGGAAATCTACGCTTCAGCTGAGTGGCTGGCTGAACAGGAGAAGCAGGCTGTGGAACGGAAGACGCGGAGGCGCTGATGTCGATGCTGCAAGGGTTCACACAGGGCATCAACATCCGCCTCATCGGCTCCTCCAATCTGGGTGACACGATGTCGGAGGCGGTGTCGCAGATGGATCGCTTCAAGACTTCAGCCAAGAGTCTGATGAAGATCGGCGGCTGGGCGTTGGGAGTGGGAACGGCGCTGGCAGGATTTGCGGCGCTGACCGTCAAATCTACCACCGACACGACCAAGGCGCTGGGCGAAATGGCGTCCTTGGGGTTCATCGACCTGCAGTCGCTGGAGCAGGCGGCGGGCGAGTTTTCAAGCCAGTTTGCCGGGGTCACCAAGCCCGACTTCATCGCGGCTGCCTATGACATCAAGTCTGGCATCGCCTCACTCTCGGACGTGGCTGTAGGGCAGTTCACTAAGATCGCAGCGCTGACGGCTAAGGCGACCAAAGCGTCGGTGGCCGAGATGACTTCGCTGTTTGCCACCGGGTACGGCATCTACAAGGATTATTACGGAAACCTCTCCGACTTCGAGTTCGGAGAACTCTTCTCCGGCGGCATCGCCGAATCGGTGCGCGCCTTCAAAACCACCGGACCCCAGATGGCGGCGGCGATATCGAATCTGGGCGCCTCGGCGACTTCGGCCAAGCGTCCGTTGGAAGAGCAGTTGGCTGTGCTGGGAATGCTGCAGGCGACGATGGCCGGATCGGAAGCTGGGACACATTACCGCGCCTTCATCAAGTCGGCGGCTGAAGCCGGGCAGCAGCTCGGAATCAGCTTCGTCGACGTCCGCAACGACCTTTTGCCGGTGACAGAGATACTCCAGCGCATCAAAGGCAAATATGGCGAGACGGTCGACGCCGTCGAGAAAATGGAACTGCAGAAGGCGTTCGGACGGATCGAAGCGATGGCGGCGGTCGATCTGCTGCTGCCGCAGATCGGAGCGCTCACCAGTAACATCGATATGCTGGGCACGGCAATGCAGGGCGGGACAGCCTCGACATTTCGCATGGCTGAGTCGATGAACAGTGATCTTGGCGCGGCCTTCGGTCTCTTGAAGCAGCGGGTTCACAACGCCTTCGAAGTCTTGGGCAAGGCAATTTTACCCGTAGTTACGCCGATGGTTCAGGCGGTATCGCAGGCGGCTGTGGCCTTCCAGCAATGGGGCGAAGCGCATCCGGGGTTGGTGAAACTTGGCATGGGTGTCGCCCTGATTGGTGGGGCGGTCTTGACGGTCTTGGGCGGACTGGCTTTGACCGGCGGCATGCTGCAATTGGGAATGGCGGGAATCATCGGTC is a genomic window containing:
- a CDS encoding HK97 gp10 family phage protein, translated to MIARRTEADRRGRGLFDAARNRCARGRFGGLRRCALCRFRCAAGELFRSRHSSDCSPRAGIQESVIKIEVDFPAVEKVKRFGRSYPGALKVALYQGLTAIALEIQRTAVERLKEGGAVDLGQLWNSIHIHKISPGEVIVGTNAEYAAAVEFGAEGHWLTIDKIPGFRGWMKRHGIDPVAKMKYFYVHPKPRSYMEPAYQQGKQVAPDEVKRAVEAALLMAGV
- a CDS encoding phage tail tape measure protein, with translation MSMLQGFTQGINIRLIGSSNLGDTMSEAVSQMDRFKTSAKSLMKIGGWALGVGTALAGFAALTVKSTTDTTKALGEMASLGFIDLQSLEQAAGEFSSQFAGVTKPDFIAAAYDIKSGIASLSDVAVGQFTKIAALTAKATKASVAEMTSLFATGYGIYKDYYGNLSDFEFGELFSGGIAESVRAFKTTGPQMAAAISNLGASATSAKRPLEEQLAVLGMLQATMAGSEAGTHYRAFIKSAAEAGQQLGISFVDVRNDLLPVTEILQRIKGKYGETVDAVEKMELQKAFGRIEAMAAVDLLLPQIGALTSNIDMLGTAMQGGTASTFRMAESMNSDLGAAFGLLKQRVHNAFEVLGKAILPVVTPMVQAVSQAAVAFQQWGEAHPGLVKLGMGVALIGGAVLTVLGGLALTGGMLQLGMAGIIGLAASLGIGTAASLTFSTALGGLAGALWATLSPLLPIMAAAGLLYFAWKTNFLGLRDTTVAVWTVLRSLFGSLKTTITTVWNVISPIFGGWISVLSNWFTAWNDGLTGAKSPLLKFAGLIAYAVGFSIGILSRLFGWFRQHKALGAGLGIVFAGGALGVFKYVKATGGLVNAVSVLPYYLRVAGAELKYLTLRMAAYNPAALPGLIKSAFTAMATSVRSSVAAMITSLSRGTTSDWTFALSMTKATASWAVGFAKGIG